A single window of Syngnathus acus chromosome 23, fSynAcu1.2, whole genome shotgun sequence DNA harbors:
- the LOC119117050 gene encoding NACHT, LRR and PYD domains-containing protein 12-like isoform X3 encodes MALDAESKELLLKTLEDLGHDDFKKFKFHMHLPKRKEENADRTDIAEELVNRYSKNAVAETIKILEKINNYELAEKLRSHVPQIKGVTRAPSDNISLEVQMGEFKRELQENLRAMYRKAPEGNTEPSQQEALESVYTKLHISRGVAGLPDKQRKILHMEMRGEDEEEESIEPCDIFKSEKPLRTMVSVGFAGIGKTFLVRKFVLDWANGTTNTDVDFIFPLPFRELNLEEEESFSLAELIQHFMCDSKEGIERLQHILVRLQDLGKRTYQSSSVKILFVLDGLDECRLKLDLSDERKERLDVTGAYPVEVLLAHLIKGNLLPCARLWITTRPQSARDIPPRLVDGRTEVNGFSRSQRLDYFRKKFPNDEKDVIKHIQKSRSIFIMCHMPIFCWLTATVLRDYRQHGKKLPETLTEMYTEFLLYHLGRSEERGGQKSTEYVKALAKMAFRHLMKKQQIFYERDLRESGLDDPQVAKHLGVFTEVFEEVLPLKKYQRSKIFQFIHLSIQEYLAALYVMMSLFQDNKNVLGELPMHCEQTSLVRVHEAAIRKASESEGNLDLFLRFLVGLSLQCNQELIGELLKAPKNFSHSNAETVRLIEQQIDKNSPEENINLFYCLKELKDESLLKQIQRQAQICGENVPPAMWSALVFFLRASDEAMSCFDLWKYAPSEKGLLMLLPVVKASRKSQLRHCNLSKKSCEALASVLSSPCSLRELDLSHNDLRDDGLEALAAGLAKPQCALQVLWLQYCKLSKKSWEALASVLSSPCSLGELDLSNNDLCDDGLEALAAGLAKPHCTLQVLKLSSCKLSKKSCEALASVLSLPCSLRKLDLTWNDLCDDGLEALAAGLAKPECTLQVLRLQYCKLSKKSCEALAKALRSNPSHLQNLNLWANDIKEEERQVLAEVQKDPRCSVKLEW; translated from the exons ATGGCTCTGGATGCTGAGAGCAAGGAGCTGCTGTTGAAAACGCTGGAAGACCTGGGACATGACGACTTCAAGAAGTTCAAGTTTCATATGCATCTGCCtaagagaaaagaagaaaacgcAGACCGGACTGACATCGCCGAAGAGCTGGTGAACAGGTACAGCAAGAACGCTGTGGCGGAGACCATCAAGATTCTGGAGAAGATCAACAACTACGAACTGGCCGAGAAGCTGCGCAGCCACGTGCCGCAAATCAAAG GTGTCACCCGTGCGCCCTCAGATAACATCTCCTTAGAGGTCCAGATGGGCGAATTCAAGCGGGAGCTGCAAGAGAACCTGCGAGCCATGTACCGCAAGGCTCCCGAGGGCAACACAGAGCCCAGCCAGCAGGAGGCTCTGGAGAGCGTCTACACCAAGCTCCACATTAGCCGCGGCGTCGCCGGTCTTCCCGACAAGCAGCGCAAGATCCTTCACATGGAGATGCGCGGcgaagacgaggaggaggagtcaaTCGAGCCGTGCGACATCTTCAAAAGCGAGAAGCCCCTTCGTACCATGGTCAGCGTGGGCTTCGCGGGCATCGGGAAGACTTTCCTGGTGCGCAAGTTTGTCCTGGACTGGGCCAACGGGACAACCAACACAGACGTGGACTTCATCTTTCCCTTGCCCTTCCGCGAGTTGAacttggaggaggaggaaagctTTTCGCTGGCAGAGCTCATCCAGCACTTCATGTGCGACAGCAAGGAGGGCATCGAGAGGCTGCAGCACATCTTGGTCAGGCTGCAAGATTTGGGCAAGCGCACCTACCAAAGCAGCAGCGTCAagattttgtttgtactgGATGGCTTGGACGAGTGCCGCCTCAAACTGGACCTGAGCGACGAGCGCAAGGAGCGCCTGGATGTGACCGGAGCGTACCCCGTGGAGGTCCTCCTGGCGCATCTCATCAAGGGGAACCTGCTTCCCTGCGCCCGGCTTTGGATCACCACGCGGCCCCAGTCGGCCCGCGACATCCCGCCGCGCCTGGTGGACGGCCGAACCGAGGTGAATGGCTTCAGCCGCTCCCAGAGGCTGGACTACTTCAGGAAGAAGTTCCCCAATGACGAGAAGGACGTCATCAAGCACATCCAAAAGTCCCGCAGCATTTTCATCATGTGCCACATGCCCATCTTCTGCTGGCTCACCGCCACCGTTCTCCGAGATTATCGGCAGCACGGAAAGAAGCTGCCCGAAACCCTGACCGAGATGTACACAGAGTTCCTACTCTATCACCTGGGCAGGTCCGAGGAGCGAGGGGGCCAGAAGAGCACGGAGTACGTCAAAGCGCTGGCCAAGATGGCTTTTCGGCATCTCATGAAAAAGCAACAGATCTTCTACGAGCGCGACTTGCGGGAAAGCGGCTTGGATGACCCGCAGGTCGCAAAACACTTGGGAGTCTTCACCGAGGTCTTCGAGGAGGTACTCCCGCTCAAGAAATACCAACGCAGCAAGATCTTTCAGTTCATCCACCTGAGCATCCAGGAATATCTGGCCGCTCTCTACGTGATGATGAGCCTGTTCCAGGACAACAAGAACGTGCTGGGAGAGCTCCCGATGCATTGCGAGCAGACGTCGCTCGTCCGGGTCCACGAGGCGGCCATCCGCAAAGCCTCAGAAAGTGAGGGAAACCTGGACTTGTTCCTCCGCTTCTTGGTGGGCCTTTCCTTGCAGTGCAACCAGGAGCTTATTGGCGAGCTGCTGAAGGCTCCCAAGAACTTCAGCCACAGCAACGCAGAAACAGTCCGCTTGATCGAGCAACAGATAGATAAGAACTCTCCTGAGGAGAACATCAACTTGTTCTACTGCCTGAAAGAGCTGAAGGACGAGTCCCTGCTGAAGCAAATCCAAAGACAAGCGCAGATCTGCGGTGAGAACGTACCTCCGGCCATGTGGTCGGCCCTGGTCTTCTTCTTGCGGGCTTCCGACGAAGCCATGAGCTGCTTCGACCTCTGGAAATACGCTCCGTCTGAGAAGGGGCTCCTGATGCTGCTGCCGGTGGTCAAGGCTTCTCGAAAATCACA gctcCGGCACTGCAACctgagcaagaaaagctgcgAGGCGCTGGCCTCCGTTCTAAGCTCGCCCTGCAGCCTGAGGGAGCTGGATCTCAGCCACAACGACTTGCGTGACGACGGGCTGGAGGCGCTCGCCGCCGGACTGGCAAAGCCGCAGTGCGCCTTGCAAGTCCTCTG GCTCCAGTACTGCAagctgagcaagaaaagctgGGAGGCGCTGGCCTCCGTTCTAAGCTCGCCCTGCAGCCTGGGAGAGCTGGATCTCAGCAACAACGACTTGTGTGACGACGGGCTGGAGGCGCTCGCCGCCGGACTGGCAAAGCCGCACTGCACCTTGCAAGTCCTCAA gctcAGTAGCTGCAagctgagcaagaaaagctgcgAGGCACTGGCCTCCGTTCTAAGCTTGCCTTGCAGCCTGAGGAAGCTGGATCTCACCTGGAACGACTTGTGTGACGACGGGCTGGAGGCGCTCGCCGCCGGACTGGCAAAGCCGGAGTGCACCTTGCAAGTCCTCAG gctcCAGTACTGCAagctgagcaagaaaagctgcgAGGCGCTGGCCAAGGCTCTCCGGTCCAACCCCTCCCACCTCCAAAACCTGAACTTGTGGGCCAATGACATCAAAGAGGAAGAAAGGCAGGTCTTGGCAGAGGTCCAAAAGGATCCTCGCTGCAGTGTGAAGCTCGAGTGGTAG
- the LOC119117050 gene encoding NACHT, LRR and PYD domains-containing protein 3-like isoform X6 has protein sequence MALDAESKELLLKTLEDLGHDDFKKFKFHMHLPKRKEENADRTDIAEELVNRYSKNAVAETIKILEKINNYELAEKLRSHVPQIKGVTRAPSDNISLEVQMGEFKRELQENLRAMYRKAPEGNTEPSQQEALESVYTKLHISRGVAGLPDKQRKILHMEMRGEDEEEESIEPCDIFKSEKPLRTMVSVGFAGIGKTFLVRKFVLDWANGTTNTDVDFIFPLPFRELNLEEEESFSLAELIQHFMCDSKEGIERLQHILVRLQDLGKRTYQSSSVKILFVLDGLDECRLKLDLSDERKERLDVTGAYPVEVLLAHLIKGNLLPCARLWITTRPQSARDIPPRLVDGRTEVNGFSRSQRLDYFRKKFPNDEKDVIKHIQKSRSIFIMCHMPIFCWLTATVLRDYRQHGKKLPETLTEMYTEFLLYHLGRSEERGGQKSTEYVKALAKMAFRHLMKKQQIFYERDLRESGLDDPQVAKHLGVFTEVFEEVLPLKKYQRSKIFQFIHLSIQEYLAALYVMMSLFQDNKNVLGELPMHCEQTSLVRVHEAAIRKASESEGNLDLFLRFLVGLSLQCNQELIGELLKAPKNFSHSNAETVRLIEQQIDKNSPEENINLFYCLKELKDESLLKQIQRQAQICGENVPPAMWSALVFFLRASDEAMSCFDLWKYAPSEKGLLMLLPVVKASRKSQLRHCNLSKKSCEALASVLSSPCSLRELDLSHNDLRDDGLEALAAGLAKPQCALQVLWLSSCKLSKKSCEALASVLSLPCSLRKLDLTWNDLCDDGLEALAAGLAKPECTLQVLRLQYCKLSKKSCEALAKALRSNPSHLQNLNLWANDIKEEERQVLAEVQKDPRCSVKLEW, from the exons ATGGCTCTGGATGCTGAGAGCAAGGAGCTGCTGTTGAAAACGCTGGAAGACCTGGGACATGACGACTTCAAGAAGTTCAAGTTTCATATGCATCTGCCtaagagaaaagaagaaaacgcAGACCGGACTGACATCGCCGAAGAGCTGGTGAACAGGTACAGCAAGAACGCTGTGGCGGAGACCATCAAGATTCTGGAGAAGATCAACAACTACGAACTGGCCGAGAAGCTGCGCAGCCACGTGCCGCAAATCAAAG GTGTCACCCGTGCGCCCTCAGATAACATCTCCTTAGAGGTCCAGATGGGCGAATTCAAGCGGGAGCTGCAAGAGAACCTGCGAGCCATGTACCGCAAGGCTCCCGAGGGCAACACAGAGCCCAGCCAGCAGGAGGCTCTGGAGAGCGTCTACACCAAGCTCCACATTAGCCGCGGCGTCGCCGGTCTTCCCGACAAGCAGCGCAAGATCCTTCACATGGAGATGCGCGGcgaagacgaggaggaggagtcaaTCGAGCCGTGCGACATCTTCAAAAGCGAGAAGCCCCTTCGTACCATGGTCAGCGTGGGCTTCGCGGGCATCGGGAAGACTTTCCTGGTGCGCAAGTTTGTCCTGGACTGGGCCAACGGGACAACCAACACAGACGTGGACTTCATCTTTCCCTTGCCCTTCCGCGAGTTGAacttggaggaggaggaaagctTTTCGCTGGCAGAGCTCATCCAGCACTTCATGTGCGACAGCAAGGAGGGCATCGAGAGGCTGCAGCACATCTTGGTCAGGCTGCAAGATTTGGGCAAGCGCACCTACCAAAGCAGCAGCGTCAagattttgtttgtactgGATGGCTTGGACGAGTGCCGCCTCAAACTGGACCTGAGCGACGAGCGCAAGGAGCGCCTGGATGTGACCGGAGCGTACCCCGTGGAGGTCCTCCTGGCGCATCTCATCAAGGGGAACCTGCTTCCCTGCGCCCGGCTTTGGATCACCACGCGGCCCCAGTCGGCCCGCGACATCCCGCCGCGCCTGGTGGACGGCCGAACCGAGGTGAATGGCTTCAGCCGCTCCCAGAGGCTGGACTACTTCAGGAAGAAGTTCCCCAATGACGAGAAGGACGTCATCAAGCACATCCAAAAGTCCCGCAGCATTTTCATCATGTGCCACATGCCCATCTTCTGCTGGCTCACCGCCACCGTTCTCCGAGATTATCGGCAGCACGGAAAGAAGCTGCCCGAAACCCTGACCGAGATGTACACAGAGTTCCTACTCTATCACCTGGGCAGGTCCGAGGAGCGAGGGGGCCAGAAGAGCACGGAGTACGTCAAAGCGCTGGCCAAGATGGCTTTTCGGCATCTCATGAAAAAGCAACAGATCTTCTACGAGCGCGACTTGCGGGAAAGCGGCTTGGATGACCCGCAGGTCGCAAAACACTTGGGAGTCTTCACCGAGGTCTTCGAGGAGGTACTCCCGCTCAAGAAATACCAACGCAGCAAGATCTTTCAGTTCATCCACCTGAGCATCCAGGAATATCTGGCCGCTCTCTACGTGATGATGAGCCTGTTCCAGGACAACAAGAACGTGCTGGGAGAGCTCCCGATGCATTGCGAGCAGACGTCGCTCGTCCGGGTCCACGAGGCGGCCATCCGCAAAGCCTCAGAAAGTGAGGGAAACCTGGACTTGTTCCTCCGCTTCTTGGTGGGCCTTTCCTTGCAGTGCAACCAGGAGCTTATTGGCGAGCTGCTGAAGGCTCCCAAGAACTTCAGCCACAGCAACGCAGAAACAGTCCGCTTGATCGAGCAACAGATAGATAAGAACTCTCCTGAGGAGAACATCAACTTGTTCTACTGCCTGAAAGAGCTGAAGGACGAGTCCCTGCTGAAGCAAATCCAAAGACAAGCGCAGATCTGCGGTGAGAACGTACCTCCGGCCATGTGGTCGGCCCTGGTCTTCTTCTTGCGGGCTTCCGACGAAGCCATGAGCTGCTTCGACCTCTGGAAATACGCTCCGTCTGAGAAGGGGCTCCTGATGCTGCTGCCGGTGGTCAAGGCTTCTCGAAAATCACA gctcCGGCACTGCAACctgagcaagaaaagctgcgAGGCGCTGGCCTCCGTTCTAAGCTCGCCCTGCAGCCTGAGGGAGCTGGATCTCAGCCACAACGACTTGCGTGACGACGGGCTGGAGGCGCTCGCCGCCGGACTGGCAAAGCCGCAGTGCGCCTTGCAAGTCCTCTG gctcAGTAGCTGCAagctgagcaagaaaagctgcgAGGCACTGGCCTCCGTTCTAAGCTTGCCTTGCAGCCTGAGGAAGCTGGATCTCACCTGGAACGACTTGTGTGACGACGGGCTGGAGGCGCTCGCCGCCGGACTGGCAAAGCCGGAGTGCACCTTGCAAGTCCTCAG gctcCAGTACTGCAagctgagcaagaaaagctgcgAGGCGCTGGCCAAGGCTCTCCGGTCCAACCCCTCCCACCTCCAAAACCTGAACTTGTGGGCCAATGACATCAAAGAGGAAGAAAGGCAGGTCTTGGCAGAGGTCCAAAAGGATCCTCGCTGCAGTGTGAAGCTCGAGTGGTAG
- the LOC119117050 gene encoding NACHT, LRR and PYD domains-containing protein 3-like isoform X4: MALDAESKELLLKTLEDLGHDDFKKFKFHMHLPKRKEENADRTDIAEELVNRYSKNAVAETIKILEKINNYELAEKLRSHVPQIKGVTRAPSDNISLEVQMGEFKRELQENLRAMYRKAPEGNTEPSQQEALESVYTKLHISRGVAGLPDKQRKILHMEMRGEDEEEESIEPCDIFKSEKPLRTMVSVGFAGIGKTFLVRKFVLDWANGTTNTDVDFIFPLPFRELNLEEEESFSLAELIQHFMCDSKEGIERLQHILVRLQDLGKRTYQSSSVKILFVLDGLDECRLKLDLSDERKERLDVTGAYPVEVLLAHLIKGNLLPCARLWITTRPQSARDIPPRLVDGRTEVNGFSRSQRLDYFRKKFPNDEKDVIKHIQKSRSIFIMCHMPIFCWLTATVLRDYRQHGKKLPETLTEMYTEFLLYHLGRSEERGGQKSTEYVKALAKMAFRHLMKKQQIFYERDLRESGLDDPQVAKHLGVFTEVFEEVLPLKKYQRSKIFQFIHLSIQEYLAALYVMMSLFQDNKNVLGELPMHCEQTSLVRVHEAAIRKASESEGNLDLFLRFLVGLSLQCNQELIGELLKAPKNFSHSNAETVRLIEQQIDKNSPEENINLFYCLKELKDESLLKQIQRQAQICGENVPPAMWSALVFFLRASDEAMSCFDLWKYAPSEKGLLMLLPVVKASRKSQLRHCNLSKKSCEALASVLSSPCSLRELDLSHNDLRDDGLEALAAGLAKPQCALQVLCRPPSCLLRLQYCKLSKKSWEALASVLSSPCSLGELDLSNNDLCDDGLEALAAGLAKPHCTLQVLKLQYCKLSKKSCEALAKALRSNPSHLQNLNLWANDIKEEERQVLAEVQKDPRCSVKLEW; the protein is encoded by the exons ATGGCTCTGGATGCTGAGAGCAAGGAGCTGCTGTTGAAAACGCTGGAAGACCTGGGACATGACGACTTCAAGAAGTTCAAGTTTCATATGCATCTGCCtaagagaaaagaagaaaacgcAGACCGGACTGACATCGCCGAAGAGCTGGTGAACAGGTACAGCAAGAACGCTGTGGCGGAGACCATCAAGATTCTGGAGAAGATCAACAACTACGAACTGGCCGAGAAGCTGCGCAGCCACGTGCCGCAAATCAAAG GTGTCACCCGTGCGCCCTCAGATAACATCTCCTTAGAGGTCCAGATGGGCGAATTCAAGCGGGAGCTGCAAGAGAACCTGCGAGCCATGTACCGCAAGGCTCCCGAGGGCAACACAGAGCCCAGCCAGCAGGAGGCTCTGGAGAGCGTCTACACCAAGCTCCACATTAGCCGCGGCGTCGCCGGTCTTCCCGACAAGCAGCGCAAGATCCTTCACATGGAGATGCGCGGcgaagacgaggaggaggagtcaaTCGAGCCGTGCGACATCTTCAAAAGCGAGAAGCCCCTTCGTACCATGGTCAGCGTGGGCTTCGCGGGCATCGGGAAGACTTTCCTGGTGCGCAAGTTTGTCCTGGACTGGGCCAACGGGACAACCAACACAGACGTGGACTTCATCTTTCCCTTGCCCTTCCGCGAGTTGAacttggaggaggaggaaagctTTTCGCTGGCAGAGCTCATCCAGCACTTCATGTGCGACAGCAAGGAGGGCATCGAGAGGCTGCAGCACATCTTGGTCAGGCTGCAAGATTTGGGCAAGCGCACCTACCAAAGCAGCAGCGTCAagattttgtttgtactgGATGGCTTGGACGAGTGCCGCCTCAAACTGGACCTGAGCGACGAGCGCAAGGAGCGCCTGGATGTGACCGGAGCGTACCCCGTGGAGGTCCTCCTGGCGCATCTCATCAAGGGGAACCTGCTTCCCTGCGCCCGGCTTTGGATCACCACGCGGCCCCAGTCGGCCCGCGACATCCCGCCGCGCCTGGTGGACGGCCGAACCGAGGTGAATGGCTTCAGCCGCTCCCAGAGGCTGGACTACTTCAGGAAGAAGTTCCCCAATGACGAGAAGGACGTCATCAAGCACATCCAAAAGTCCCGCAGCATTTTCATCATGTGCCACATGCCCATCTTCTGCTGGCTCACCGCCACCGTTCTCCGAGATTATCGGCAGCACGGAAAGAAGCTGCCCGAAACCCTGACCGAGATGTACACAGAGTTCCTACTCTATCACCTGGGCAGGTCCGAGGAGCGAGGGGGCCAGAAGAGCACGGAGTACGTCAAAGCGCTGGCCAAGATGGCTTTTCGGCATCTCATGAAAAAGCAACAGATCTTCTACGAGCGCGACTTGCGGGAAAGCGGCTTGGATGACCCGCAGGTCGCAAAACACTTGGGAGTCTTCACCGAGGTCTTCGAGGAGGTACTCCCGCTCAAGAAATACCAACGCAGCAAGATCTTTCAGTTCATCCACCTGAGCATCCAGGAATATCTGGCCGCTCTCTACGTGATGATGAGCCTGTTCCAGGACAACAAGAACGTGCTGGGAGAGCTCCCGATGCATTGCGAGCAGACGTCGCTCGTCCGGGTCCACGAGGCGGCCATCCGCAAAGCCTCAGAAAGTGAGGGAAACCTGGACTTGTTCCTCCGCTTCTTGGTGGGCCTTTCCTTGCAGTGCAACCAGGAGCTTATTGGCGAGCTGCTGAAGGCTCCCAAGAACTTCAGCCACAGCAACGCAGAAACAGTCCGCTTGATCGAGCAACAGATAGATAAGAACTCTCCTGAGGAGAACATCAACTTGTTCTACTGCCTGAAAGAGCTGAAGGACGAGTCCCTGCTGAAGCAAATCCAAAGACAAGCGCAGATCTGCGGTGAGAACGTACCTCCGGCCATGTGGTCGGCCCTGGTCTTCTTCTTGCGGGCTTCCGACGAAGCCATGAGCTGCTTCGACCTCTGGAAATACGCTCCGTCTGAGAAGGGGCTCCTGATGCTGCTGCCGGTGGTCAAGGCTTCTCGAAAATCACA gctcCGGCACTGCAACctgagcaagaaaagctgcgAGGCGCTGGCCTCCGTTCTAAGCTCGCCCTGCAGCCTGAGGGAGCTGGATCTCAGCCACAACGACTTGCGTGACGACGGGCTGGAGGCGCTCGCCGCCGGACTGGCAAAGCCGCAGTGCGCCTTGCAAGTCCTCTG CCGGCCGCCCTCTTGTCTTCTTAGGCTCCAGTACTGCAagctgagcaagaaaagctgGGAGGCGCTGGCCTCCGTTCTAAGCTCGCCCTGCAGCCTGGGAGAGCTGGATCTCAGCAACAACGACTTGTGTGACGACGGGCTGGAGGCGCTCGCCGCCGGACTGGCAAAGCCGCACTGCACCTTGCAAGTCCTCAA gctcCAGTACTGCAagctgagcaagaaaagctgcgAGGCGCTGGCCAAGGCTCTCCGGTCCAACCCCTCCCACCTCCAAAACCTGAACTTGTGGGCCAATGACATCAAAGAGGAAGAAAGGCAGGTCTTGGCAGAGGTCCAAAAGGATCCTCGCTGCAGTGTGAAGCTCGAGTGGTAG
- the LOC119117050 gene encoding NACHT, LRR and PYD domains-containing protein 3-like isoform X8: MALDAESKELLLKTLEDLGHDDFKKFKFHMHLPKRKEENADRTDIAEELVNRYSKNAVAETIKILEKINNYELAEKLRSHVPQIKGVTRAPSDNISLEVQMGEFKRELQENLRAMYRKAPEGNTEPSQQEALESVYTKLHISRGVAGLPDKQRKILHMEMRGEDEEEESIEPCDIFKSEKPLRTMVSVGFAGIGKTFLVRKFVLDWANGTTNTDVDFIFPLPFRELNLEEEESFSLAELIQHFMCDSKEGIERLQHILVRLQDLGKRTYQSSSVKILFVLDGLDECRLKLDLSDERKERLDVTGAYPVEVLLAHLIKGNLLPCARLWITTRPQSARDIPPRLVDGRTEVNGFSRSQRLDYFRKKFPNDEKDVIKHIQKSRSIFIMCHMPIFCWLTATVLRDYRQHGKKLPETLTEMYTEFLLYHLGRSEERGGQKSTEYVKALAKMAFRHLMKKQQIFYERDLRESGLDDPQVAKHLGVFTEVFEEVLPLKKYQRSKIFQFIHLSIQEYLAALYVMMSLFQDNKNVLGELPMHCEQTSLVRVHEAAIRKASESEGNLDLFLRFLVGLSLQCNQELIGELLKAPKNFSHSNAETVRLIEQQIDKNSPEENINLFYCLKELKDESLLKQIQRQAQICGENVPPAMWSALVFFLRASDEAMSCFDLWKYAPSEKGLLMLLPVVKASRKSQLRHCNLSKKSCEALASVLSSPCSLRELDLSHNDLRDDGLEALAAGLAKPQCALQVLWLQYCKLSKKSCEALAKALRSNPSHLQNLNLWANDIKEEERQVLAEVQKDPRCSVKLEW; this comes from the exons ATGGCTCTGGATGCTGAGAGCAAGGAGCTGCTGTTGAAAACGCTGGAAGACCTGGGACATGACGACTTCAAGAAGTTCAAGTTTCATATGCATCTGCCtaagagaaaagaagaaaacgcAGACCGGACTGACATCGCCGAAGAGCTGGTGAACAGGTACAGCAAGAACGCTGTGGCGGAGACCATCAAGATTCTGGAGAAGATCAACAACTACGAACTGGCCGAGAAGCTGCGCAGCCACGTGCCGCAAATCAAAG GTGTCACCCGTGCGCCCTCAGATAACATCTCCTTAGAGGTCCAGATGGGCGAATTCAAGCGGGAGCTGCAAGAGAACCTGCGAGCCATGTACCGCAAGGCTCCCGAGGGCAACACAGAGCCCAGCCAGCAGGAGGCTCTGGAGAGCGTCTACACCAAGCTCCACATTAGCCGCGGCGTCGCCGGTCTTCCCGACAAGCAGCGCAAGATCCTTCACATGGAGATGCGCGGcgaagacgaggaggaggagtcaaTCGAGCCGTGCGACATCTTCAAAAGCGAGAAGCCCCTTCGTACCATGGTCAGCGTGGGCTTCGCGGGCATCGGGAAGACTTTCCTGGTGCGCAAGTTTGTCCTGGACTGGGCCAACGGGACAACCAACACAGACGTGGACTTCATCTTTCCCTTGCCCTTCCGCGAGTTGAacttggaggaggaggaaagctTTTCGCTGGCAGAGCTCATCCAGCACTTCATGTGCGACAGCAAGGAGGGCATCGAGAGGCTGCAGCACATCTTGGTCAGGCTGCAAGATTTGGGCAAGCGCACCTACCAAAGCAGCAGCGTCAagattttgtttgtactgGATGGCTTGGACGAGTGCCGCCTCAAACTGGACCTGAGCGACGAGCGCAAGGAGCGCCTGGATGTGACCGGAGCGTACCCCGTGGAGGTCCTCCTGGCGCATCTCATCAAGGGGAACCTGCTTCCCTGCGCCCGGCTTTGGATCACCACGCGGCCCCAGTCGGCCCGCGACATCCCGCCGCGCCTGGTGGACGGCCGAACCGAGGTGAATGGCTTCAGCCGCTCCCAGAGGCTGGACTACTTCAGGAAGAAGTTCCCCAATGACGAGAAGGACGTCATCAAGCACATCCAAAAGTCCCGCAGCATTTTCATCATGTGCCACATGCCCATCTTCTGCTGGCTCACCGCCACCGTTCTCCGAGATTATCGGCAGCACGGAAAGAAGCTGCCCGAAACCCTGACCGAGATGTACACAGAGTTCCTACTCTATCACCTGGGCAGGTCCGAGGAGCGAGGGGGCCAGAAGAGCACGGAGTACGTCAAAGCGCTGGCCAAGATGGCTTTTCGGCATCTCATGAAAAAGCAACAGATCTTCTACGAGCGCGACTTGCGGGAAAGCGGCTTGGATGACCCGCAGGTCGCAAAACACTTGGGAGTCTTCACCGAGGTCTTCGAGGAGGTACTCCCGCTCAAGAAATACCAACGCAGCAAGATCTTTCAGTTCATCCACCTGAGCATCCAGGAATATCTGGCCGCTCTCTACGTGATGATGAGCCTGTTCCAGGACAACAAGAACGTGCTGGGAGAGCTCCCGATGCATTGCGAGCAGACGTCGCTCGTCCGGGTCCACGAGGCGGCCATCCGCAAAGCCTCAGAAAGTGAGGGAAACCTGGACTTGTTCCTCCGCTTCTTGGTGGGCCTTTCCTTGCAGTGCAACCAGGAGCTTATTGGCGAGCTGCTGAAGGCTCCCAAGAACTTCAGCCACAGCAACGCAGAAACAGTCCGCTTGATCGAGCAACAGATAGATAAGAACTCTCCTGAGGAGAACATCAACTTGTTCTACTGCCTGAAAGAGCTGAAGGACGAGTCCCTGCTGAAGCAAATCCAAAGACAAGCGCAGATCTGCGGTGAGAACGTACCTCCGGCCATGTGGTCGGCCCTGGTCTTCTTCTTGCGGGCTTCCGACGAAGCCATGAGCTGCTTCGACCTCTGGAAATACGCTCCGTCTGAGAAGGGGCTCCTGATGCTGCTGCCGGTGGTCAAGGCTTCTCGAAAATCACA gctcCGGCACTGCAACctgagcaagaaaagctgcgAGGCGCTGGCCTCCGTTCTAAGCTCGCCCTGCAGCCTGAGGGAGCTGGATCTCAGCCACAACGACTTGCGTGACGACGGGCTGGAGGCGCTCGCCGCCGGACTGGCAAAGCCGCAGTGCGCCTTGCAAGTCCTCTG gctcCAGTACTGCAagctgagcaagaaaagctgcgAGGCGCTGGCCAAGGCTCTCCGGTCCAACCCCTCCCACCTCCAAAACCTGAACTTGTGGGCCAATGACATCAAAGAGGAAGAAAGGCAGGTCTTGGCAGAGGTCCAAAAGGATCCTCGCTGCAGTGTGAAGCTCGAGTGGTAG